A region from the Geobacillus vulcani PSS1 genome encodes:
- a CDS encoding MFS transporter, whose protein sequence is MIKKGTLAAHNIRVLFWADLFGSVKFIQPVLALFYFSRGLDEALILSVMFCWSLGVLAGEVPTSILADRYGAKRAFVLGSVFSIISHAMLLWAGEPWLFFVSNFFSGFAASCFSGADEALIYESLKSSNEEHLMDRAMGVIQSAQFAVTVAALVVGVLVAKDLTNEQFNLLLVLGVAFQCARLALVCLVKSPPGHSAYRGKPLSQVKEGIWAIIQAPEVLWMFLNVTLVFIPTTAIFENFSDKLLYDAGLPVSFIGVVLGSLAVFSFAVSRSIGWLTTHFSRIGLMHATGVLGVLALVVVALYGDRLLSLVGAMVALRFVRAVRYPVYSQLSNDLIPSHVRATTISLLSIVDSLCDMLVFSGVGALATMGFSYLFLAGAAVALIGCLMPIRPVSPPEKRQ, encoded by the coding sequence ATGATAAAGAAAGGAACGCTGGCTGCCCATAACATTCGCGTGCTATTTTGGGCAGATTTGTTTGGAAGCGTGAAGTTTATTCAGCCGGTGCTCGCACTCTTTTATTTTTCGCGCGGTTTAGATGAGGCACTGATTTTATCGGTGATGTTTTGCTGGAGTCTCGGTGTTCTGGCCGGAGAAGTGCCGACGAGCATACTCGCGGACCGATACGGGGCGAAACGGGCGTTTGTGCTCGGAAGTGTTTTCAGCATCATAAGCCATGCGATGCTCCTTTGGGCGGGTGAACCTTGGCTCTTTTTCGTGAGCAATTTTTTCAGCGGGTTTGCCGCCTCTTGCTTCAGCGGTGCGGACGAGGCGCTTATTTACGAGTCGCTGAAATCGTCGAACGAGGAACATTTGATGGATCGGGCGATGGGCGTCATTCAGTCGGCGCAATTTGCTGTGACGGTGGCGGCGCTTGTCGTTGGGGTACTCGTGGCCAAAGATTTGACGAATGAGCAATTCAACTTGCTCCTTGTTTTGGGCGTCGCATTTCAATGCGCGCGACTCGCGCTCGTGTGTTTAGTGAAAAGCCCGCCGGGCCACAGCGCGTATCGAGGGAAGCCGCTTTCGCAAGTGAAAGAAGGGATATGGGCGATCATTCAAGCGCCTGAAGTGCTTTGGATGTTTCTCAATGTAACGCTTGTCTTTATACCAACGACGGCGATTTTCGAAAACTTTAGCGACAAGCTGTTGTACGACGCCGGGCTCCCCGTGTCGTTCATCGGCGTTGTGCTTGGCTCTCTCGCCGTGTTCAGTTTTGCGGTGTCAAGATCCATCGGTTGGCTGACAACGCATTTTTCGCGGATCGGTCTTATGCATGCGACCGGCGTGCTTGGCGTGTTAGCGCTTGTGGTCGTGGCGCTTTACGGTGATAGGCTTCTTTCACTGGTTGGGGCGATGGTTGCGCTTCGTTTTGTGCGGGCGGTGCGCTACCCGGTATATTCGCAATTGTCGAACGACCTCATCCCGTCGCATGTGCGTGCGACAACGATTTCACTCTTATCGATCGTCGATAGCCTATGCGACATGCTCGTTTTTAGCGGCGTCGGTGCCTTGGCGACGATGGGGTTTTCATATCTTTTCCTCGCCGGTGCGGCGGTGGCGCTCATCGGTTGCTTGATGCCAATTCGGCCCGTTTCGCCGCCAGAGAAGCGACAGTGA
- a CDS encoding Uma2 family endonuclease, protein MNPPNNHFVSLEEFYQMRESTDRILEYIDGTVFMSPSPSTQHQRISGRLHAKLFNFLEDKDCEVFHAPFDIELKNDKIDGTKIVIPDLSVICDQSGLMENKFVGVPTLIIEIVSPSNQAHDLVFKLNLYMQYGVQEYWIVNPMLNTVQIYSLNDEAQYEQTDVLRGKGMARSRVLKGFEVNVEELFKA, encoded by the coding sequence GTGAACCCGCCTAACAACCATTTCGTTTCTCTCGAAGAGTTTTACCAAATGAGAGAAAGTACAGATCGGATCTTAGAGTACATTGACGGCACTGTCTTTATGTCCCCATCCCCTTCTACCCAGCATCAACGAATTTCCGGACGATTGCACGCCAAATTATTCAATTTTTTAGAAGACAAGGATTGCGAAGTCTTTCACGCTCCGTTTGATATTGAACTGAAAAACGATAAAATAGATGGAACAAAAATCGTCATTCCGGACTTATCCGTCATATGTGATCAAAGCGGATTAATGGAAAACAAATTTGTCGGAGTACCGACACTGATCATTGAAATAGTAAGTCCATCGAATCAAGCGCACGATTTAGTGTTTAAACTCAATCTCTATATGCAGTACGGAGTCCAAGAATACTGGATCGTGAATCCAATGCTCAATACGGTGCAAATTTATTCCCTCAATGACGAAGCCCAATACGAGCAAACCGATGTATTAAGAGGAAAAGGAATGGCTCGATCACGAGTGTTAAAAGGTTTTGAAGTCAATGTAGAGGAACTTTTTAAGGCGTAA
- a CDS encoding MBL fold metallo-hydrolase, whose product MWIHKVIKKRFETETVNNVHIAKATASFQGVRLTVRCFIVDGVLIDTGAKSMENEFTAFFQQQDIDQVVITHYHEDHTGCAAFLQQTMGLPIYMNEPMIEYCRQKADYPLYRKIFWGKRDPFAAKPIGATFSSRNATWKVIPTPGHAIDHVVFLNRETGQLFSGDLYCQEKTKVILREENIPAIITSLQHVLTYDFGDVFCAHAGYLPNGREALQRKLDYLLELQGTIINLYENGTPPKQIQAILFPKKYPIVFFSGGEWDSLHIIRSVIQEYETKQAS is encoded by the coding sequence ATGTGGATCCATAAAGTGATCAAAAAACGATTTGAAACCGAAACGGTCAACAATGTGCACATCGCCAAAGCGACCGCTTCATTTCAAGGTGTTCGGCTCACCGTCCGCTGCTTCATCGTTGACGGCGTCTTGATTGACACCGGCGCAAAATCGATGGAAAACGAATTTACCGCGTTTTTTCAACAACAAGACATCGACCAAGTCGTCATTACCCATTACCATGAAGACCATACCGGCTGCGCAGCGTTTTTGCAACAAACGATGGGATTGCCCATCTATATGAATGAGCCGATGATCGAGTATTGCCGGCAAAAGGCGGATTATCCGCTGTATCGGAAAATCTTTTGGGGAAAGCGCGACCCGTTTGCCGCCAAGCCCATCGGCGCCACGTTTTCCTCTCGAAACGCCACATGGAAGGTGATTCCGACGCCCGGCCATGCCATTGACCATGTCGTCTTTTTGAATCGCGAAACGGGACAGCTGTTCAGCGGCGACTTGTACTGCCAAGAGAAAACAAAAGTCATCTTGCGCGAGGAAAACATCCCGGCGATCATCACTTCCTTGCAACATGTGTTGACGTACGACTTCGGCGACGTCTTCTGCGCCCACGCCGGCTACCTCCCGAACGGGCGCGAGGCGCTGCAGCGGAAGCTGGACTATTTGCTTGAACTGCAAGGGACGATCATCAATTTATACGAAAACGGAACACCGCCCAAACAAATCCAGGCCATTTTATTTCCGAAAAAATACCCGATCGTCTTTTTCTCGGGCGGGGAGTGGGACTCGCTCCATATCATCCGGTCGGTCATTCAGGAATATGAAACGAAACAAGCAAGCTGA
- a CDS encoding NAD(P)/FAD-dependent oxidoreductase — protein MKPYIVVGAGILGASTAYHLATEGAQVVIIDRGDKGQATDAAAGIVCPWLSQRRNQKWYRLAKGGAKFYPSLIEELESYGETETGYARVGALWLHTDEQKLEQMEERALKRREDAPEMGEIVRLHPQEAKELFPPLVGEHHALYVSGAARVNGRAMRDALINAAQKRGAAYIRGNAQLLFEGSRVIGVEADGAKYAAEAVIITAGAWAGQLLKPLGINLLVTPQKGQLIHLEHPKYDTSHWPVVMPPNNQYMLAFPRSRIVIGTTHEDEASMDIRPTAGGMHELLDKALAIAPGLFTCTYIETRVGFRPRTPGFLPIFGPLPGWSGVYIANGLGSSGLTVGPYLGKELAKLVIGLPTELDPRDYDAASAVAPIAQ, from the coding sequence ATGAAGCCATATATCGTTGTCGGGGCTGGCATTTTAGGCGCCTCCACCGCCTATCACCTGGCCACGGAAGGCGCCCAAGTCGTGATCATCGACCGTGGCGACAAAGGCCAGGCGACTGATGCGGCGGCGGGGATCGTCTGCCCTTGGCTGTCGCAGCGCCGCAACCAAAAATGGTATCGATTAGCGAAAGGCGGGGCAAAATTTTATCCTTCCCTTATTGAAGAGCTGGAATCATACGGGGAAACGGAAACCGGTTACGCACGCGTCGGGGCTCTATGGCTGCACACGGACGAACAGAAACTGGAACAGATGGAGGAGCGCGCTCTCAAACGGCGCGAAGACGCGCCGGAAATGGGAGAGATCGTGCGGCTTCATCCCCAAGAGGCGAAGGAGCTGTTTCCGCCGCTTGTTGGCGAGCATCATGCCCTTTATGTGAGCGGCGCCGCCCGAGTGAACGGTCGAGCGATGCGAGACGCCCTCATTAACGCTGCCCAAAAGCGCGGCGCCGCCTACATCCGCGGGAACGCCCAGCTTCTGTTTGAAGGTTCCCGCGTCATCGGCGTGGAAGCTGACGGGGCGAAATACGCTGCCGAAGCGGTCATCATCACGGCTGGCGCCTGGGCTGGACAATTACTGAAGCCGCTCGGCATCAACCTGCTCGTCACCCCACAAAAAGGGCAGCTCATTCACTTGGAACATCCAAAATACGACACATCCCATTGGCCAGTCGTCATGCCGCCGAACAATCAGTATATGCTCGCCTTCCCGAGGAGCCGGATCGTGATCGGAACTACACACGAAGATGAAGCGAGCATGGACATCCGCCCCACCGCCGGGGGAATGCACGAATTGTTGGACAAAGCGCTTGCGATTGCACCGGGCCTCTTCACCTGTACATACATCGAGACGCGAGTTGGGTTCCGCCCGCGCACGCCCGGGTTTCTCCCAATCTTTGGACCGCTTCCAGGCTGGTCTGGGGTGTATATCGCCAACGGCCTCGGCTCCTCAGGGCTCACCGTCGGCCCGTATTTAGGAAAAGAGCTGGCGAAACTCGTCATCGGCCTGCCGACGGAACTCGACCCCCGCGATTACGATGCGGCAAGCGCCGTCGCACCGATCGCTCAATGA
- a CDS encoding YpiB family protein, which produces MRWVSPLEKRRFLTSFLQTHRLKHPDARFVLHYLLQHPHLLENVHFTETEQKQARWLIISTAMAEEEGLVFYRRGQKSTSLATIMGDLALHPNEPLYLTLHFPGKSRNFSYLRLIDQRAFENVRRHERHEKMAKAAEQVLDEALKRHEVSRLKLQIDQALDRKDMELFHKLTEQLKKYEGQS; this is translated from the coding sequence ATGAGGTGGGTGTCGCCGTTGGAAAAGCGCCGTTTTTTAACATCGTTTTTGCAAACGCATCGTCTAAAGCATCCTGATGCCCGGTTTGTGCTCCATTATTTGCTTCAGCACCCCCATCTGCTGGAGAATGTGCATTTTACGGAAACCGAGCAAAAGCAGGCGCGGTGGCTGATCATTTCAACTGCGATGGCGGAGGAAGAGGGGCTTGTGTTTTATCGGCGCGGCCAAAAAAGCACGAGCCTGGCCACGATTATGGGCGATTTGGCGCTGCATCCGAATGAGCCGCTCTACCTAACGCTTCACTTTCCGGGGAAGTCGAGGAATTTTTCCTATCTTCGTCTGATCGATCAGCGGGCGTTTGAAAATGTCAGGCGGCATGAGCGCCATGAAAAAATGGCGAAAGCGGCCGAGCAAGTGCTTGACGAGGCGTTGAAACGCCACGAAGTGTCGAGGTTGAAGCTGCAGATCGACCAGGCGCTCGACCGTAAAGATATGGAGCTGTTTCACAAGCTGACGGAACAGTTGAAAAAATATGAAGGACAAAGCTGA
- a CDS encoding LolA family protein, whose product MHDNERRLSDYIDQLNAEKKPKDHEHSGADPELQKLFHTVRLVRSLREPAMPERDFPAKLVHAVTDQLVQTKQKKKKRAWMASIASIAAMLALSLLIHFASLFDHPNIVKAMEKAFQDVNAYHGFLEIVETNAQGKTTTQAKLEIWADKHGHYYIQELEGSNKGLITVNNGQTKWQIRPSEKQVHRFPAFPDPYRFAFELGNEIKGIKQAISTNIVGEEKAANRPSWIVEVTPQGGKPYRIWIDKETRLPLQKQYAMQHGIQYKMTYTKIEWNHAIPKKLLTYHVPKGFQEINQNPEQIVTSLSEVKEAIGFLPDVINQIPTGYVQDRIAVVPDKKLVKIYYRAPNKEIVIIQGKATGEWKLAPTAMVGKIHHQTAEIQSPIVEESGVLGAGGPYAGLTNLHSIRWRQNGFEYAVIGHASLEDLIAFTKELTNGAFEMPAKEDPSSFKPKVNVPVDLEQEKNDQKSVDAGSSPWKLDPVFVAQVFVSLQMSPEGITGDYPIRYEDLRIIQNNGKEAIVEVNAHNAPIKRVYLKRLIRQDATGIWTVIGYDPAP is encoded by the coding sequence ATGCATGACAACGAACGCCGATTATCCGATTATATCGATCAATTGAACGCCGAAAAAAAACCAAAAGACCATGAACATTCAGGGGCAGATCCCGAATTGCAAAAGCTGTTTCATACCGTCAGGCTCGTCCGCAGCCTCAGGGAGCCTGCCATGCCAGAGCGGGATTTTCCAGCCAAACTGGTCCATGCGGTCACCGATCAACTAGTGCAAACAAAACAAAAAAAGAAAAAACGGGCCTGGATGGCCAGCATCGCCAGCATCGCGGCTATGTTGGCCCTATCGCTGCTGATCCATTTCGCTTCACTCTTTGACCATCCCAACATTGTAAAGGCGATGGAAAAAGCCTTTCAAGACGTCAACGCCTACCATGGATTTCTGGAAATTGTCGAAACGAATGCCCAAGGCAAGACGACCACGCAAGCCAAATTGGAAATTTGGGCCGACAAACATGGACACTATTATATACAAGAACTGGAAGGTTCAAACAAAGGGCTGATTACCGTCAATAACGGGCAAACGAAATGGCAGATCCGGCCTTCCGAAAAACAAGTTCATCGATTTCCTGCCTTCCCTGATCCGTATCGTTTTGCCTTTGAACTCGGAAACGAAATCAAAGGGATCAAACAAGCCATATCAACGAACATCGTCGGGGAAGAAAAGGCAGCCAACCGTCCATCTTGGATTGTCGAAGTCACCCCACAAGGAGGGAAGCCTTATCGGATATGGATTGATAAAGAAACCCGTCTTCCGTTGCAAAAACAATATGCGATGCAGCATGGGATCCAATACAAAATGACGTACACAAAAATCGAATGGAACCATGCTATCCCTAAAAAACTGCTGACTTATCATGTACCAAAAGGGTTTCAGGAAATCAACCAAAACCCGGAACAAATCGTCACTAGCCTCAGTGAAGTAAAGGAGGCCATCGGATTTCTGCCTGACGTGATCAACCAGATTCCAACCGGCTATGTCCAAGACCGCATCGCAGTCGTACCAGACAAAAAACTTGTCAAAATCTATTACCGAGCGCCGAACAAAGAGATCGTCATCATCCAAGGAAAAGCCACCGGCGAATGGAAACTTGCCCCAACCGCGATGGTAGGGAAAATCCATCACCAGACTGCTGAAATTCAATCGCCGATTGTGGAAGAGTCAGGCGTGCTCGGGGCAGGCGGACCGTATGCCGGCCTGACGAACCTCCATTCGATTCGCTGGCGGCAAAACGGGTTCGAATATGCTGTTATCGGCCATGCCTCTTTGGAGGACTTGATCGCATTCACTAAAGAGCTGACAAATGGAGCCTTTGAAATGCCTGCAAAAGAGGATCCATCCTCATTCAAGCCAAAAGTGAACGTTCCTGTTGACTTGGAACAAGAAAAGAACGATCAAAAAAGTGTTGATGCGGGCAGCTCGCCGTGGAAATTAGATCCTGTGTTTGTAGCCCAAGTATTTGTAAGCCTGCAAATGTCTCCTGAAGGCATTACCGGAGACTACCCGATTCGTTATGAAGACTTGCGCATCATTCAAAACAATGGCAAGGAAGCCATCGTGGAAGTGAACGCCCACAACGCGCCTATCAAGCGCGTGTACTTGAAACGGCTGATCCGACAAGACGCGACGGGAATATGGACAGTGATCGGGTATGATCCTGCTCCATAA
- a CDS encoding malate:quinone oxidoreductase produces the protein MGNKQAKTDVILIGAGIMSATLGTLLKELAPEWEITVFERLEEAGVESSNEWNNAGTGHAALCELNYTVEKPDGSIDISKAIKINEQFYVSLQFWAHLVNSGVLRDPKTFIRPLPHMSFVQGADNVAFLKKRYETMAANPLFKGMEFSDDPKKLAEWVPLMMEDRTVTEPLAATRIESGTDVNFGALTRELFEHLKRKNVEIHYRHHVEDIKRTSDGLWELKVRNLDSGVVERHAAKFVFIGAGGGSLHLLQKSGIPEGKGIGGFPVSGLFMVCNNPEVVEKHHAKVYGKAKVGAPPMSVPHLDTRFIDNQKMLLFGPFAGFSPKFLKNGSMLDLFTSIKPHNVLTILAAGVKNMALTNYLIQQVLLSKEQRMQELREFVPTAKSDEWDIVVAGQRVQVIKDTESGGKGTLQFGTEVVHAADGSIAALLGASPGASTAVHVMLEVIEKCFPEQMKEWRSKVKEMIPSYGESLMKNESLLRQVQASTAEALGLNGHFALQLA, from the coding sequence ATGGGCAACAAACAAGCAAAAACCGATGTGATCTTAATCGGCGCTGGCATTATGAGTGCGACATTGGGGACGCTGTTGAAGGAATTGGCGCCGGAGTGGGAGATCACGGTGTTTGAAAGGTTGGAGGAAGCCGGCGTGGAAAGCTCGAATGAGTGGAACAACGCCGGGACGGGGCACGCGGCGCTTTGTGAGCTGAACTATACGGTGGAGAAGCCGGACGGGTCGATCGACATCAGCAAAGCCATTAAAATCAATGAACAGTTTTATGTTTCCTTGCAGTTTTGGGCTCATTTGGTGAACAGCGGAGTGCTTCGCGATCCGAAAACGTTCATTCGCCCGCTGCCGCATATGAGCTTCGTGCAAGGCGCGGACAATGTGGCGTTTTTGAAAAAGCGGTATGAAACGATGGCGGCCAATCCGCTGTTTAAAGGCATGGAATTTTCCGATGACCCGAAAAAGCTGGCCGAATGGGTGCCGCTCATGATGGAAGATCGGACAGTGACGGAGCCGCTGGCGGCGACGCGAATCGAATCAGGGACGGATGTGAACTTTGGAGCGTTGACGCGTGAGCTGTTTGAACATTTAAAACGGAAAAACGTGGAGATTCATTACCGCCATCATGTGGAAGATATCAAACGGACAAGTGATGGTTTGTGGGAGCTGAAAGTGCGGAATTTAGACAGCGGCGTTGTCGAACGGCATGCAGCGAAGTTCGTTTTCATCGGCGCCGGGGGAGGCAGCCTTCACTTGTTGCAAAAGTCCGGCATTCCGGAAGGAAAAGGTATTGGCGGCTTTCCGGTCAGCGGACTGTTTATGGTGTGCAACAACCCGGAAGTGGTGGAAAAGCATCACGCGAAAGTGTACGGCAAAGCGAAAGTCGGCGCGCCGCCGATGTCGGTTCCGCATCTGGACACACGGTTTATCGACAATCAGAAGATGCTGCTGTTTGGGCCGTTTGCCGGTTTTTCGCCGAAGTTTTTGAAAAACGGCTCGATGCTCGACCTGTTCACTTCAATCAAGCCGCATAACGTATTGACGATCTTGGCGGCGGGCGTGAAAAATATGGCCTTGACCAACTATTTGATCCAGCAAGTGCTGTTGTCCAAAGAACAGCGCATGCAAGAGCTTCGTGAATTCGTCCCGACGGCGAAAAGTGACGAATGGGACATTGTTGTCGCTGGTCAGCGCGTGCAAGTGATCAAAGACACGGAATCCGGCGGCAAAGGGACATTGCAGTTCGGCACCGAGGTCGTCCATGCGGCTGACGGTTCGATCGCGGCGCTGCTTGGCGCGTCGCCGGGCGCATCGACGGCGGTTCATGTGATGTTGGAAGTCATCGAGAAATGTTTCCCAGAGCAGATGAAAGAATGGCGATCGAAAGTGAAAGAAATGATTCCGTCCTACGGCGAATCATTGATGAAAAACGAATCGCTTTTGCGGCAAGTGCAAGCGTCTACAGCGGAAGCGCTCGGATTGAATGGCCACTTTGCGCTGCAGTTGGCGTAG
- a CDS encoding RNA polymerase sigma factor: MVHTNEDSRVNWIEQLCLSTWESVYRLIYFKVQNREEAEDITQETYVRAIPYLQKNHVPPDKQMAFLKTVALNIIRDRWRQHQRRGTTADLEAIAPKEAAFEDPAEWSVQRMAIEKALNELNEEQRTVIELRIMKGYSVAETAQIMNKKETTIRVMQHRALQSLTRILHDGMK; encoded by the coding sequence ATGGTTCATACGAATGAAGACAGCCGCGTCAACTGGATCGAACAGTTATGCCTTTCCACTTGGGAGTCGGTCTACCGATTGATCTATTTCAAGGTCCAAAACCGTGAAGAAGCGGAAGACATCACACAAGAAACGTATGTCAGGGCCATCCCCTATTTGCAAAAAAACCACGTCCCCCCTGATAAACAGATGGCCTTTCTAAAAACAGTAGCCTTGAATATCATCCGAGATCGCTGGCGGCAGCACCAACGTCGGGGAACCACGGCCGATTTGGAAGCCATTGCCCCCAAAGAGGCGGCCTTTGAGGATCCTGCGGAATGGAGTGTACAGCGCATGGCGATCGAAAAAGCGCTAAATGAACTCAATGAAGAGCAACGCACCGTGATCGAACTAAGAATTATGAAAGGATATTCCGTTGCGGAAACCGCCCAAATCATGAACAAAAAAGAAACAACCATTCGCGTAATGCAGCATCGGGCATTGCAGTCTCTTACCCGCATTTTACATGACGGGATGAAATGA
- a CDS encoding pseudouridine-5'-phosphate glycosidase, whose translation MNDILVFSEEVAAAKAEQKPIVALESTIISHGMPHPENVQTAKDVERIIRDRGAVPATIAIIDGKIKIGLTDDELEFLGTSRDIEKVSRRDLPYVVAKKKHGATTVAGTMICAAMAGIRVFATGGIGGVHRGAERTMDISADLQELARTNVAVVCAGAKSILDLGLTLEYLETHGVPVLGYQTDVLPAFYSRTSPFRVDYRLDSAKEIATFIETKWALGLAGGIVVANPVPPEDELEESYITAIIEQALKEAEEKCITGKAITPFLLDRVKTLTEGKSLKANIALVKNNAALAADLACELS comes from the coding sequence ATGAACGACATCCTTGTTTTTTCCGAAGAAGTGGCCGCGGCGAAAGCGGAACAAAAGCCGATTGTCGCCTTGGAATCAACGATCATTTCCCACGGTATGCCGCACCCGGAAAACGTGCAAACGGCGAAAGACGTCGAGCGGATCATCCGCGACCGCGGCGCTGTACCGGCGACGATCGCCATCATCGATGGAAAAATCAAAATCGGGCTAACGGATGACGAGCTTGAATTTTTAGGCACAAGCCGCGACATTGAAAAAGTGAGCCGCCGCGACTTGCCGTATGTCGTCGCCAAAAAGAAACACGGGGCGACCACCGTGGCGGGGACGATGATTTGCGCGGCGATGGCGGGGATTCGCGTGTTTGCGACCGGCGGCATCGGCGGAGTGCACCGCGGCGCTGAGCGAACGATGGACATCTCGGCTGACTTGCAAGAGTTGGCGCGGACAAACGTCGCAGTCGTCTGCGCCGGGGCGAAATCGATTTTGGATTTAGGCTTGACGCTTGAGTACCTCGAGACGCACGGCGTTCCGGTTCTTGGCTATCAGACGGACGTCCTGCCGGCGTTTTACTCGCGGACAAGCCCGTTTCGCGTCGATTACCGCTTAGACAGCGCCAAAGAGATCGCCACGTTCATTGAAACCAAATGGGCGCTCGGCTTAGCCGGCGGCATCGTCGTCGCCAATCCAGTTCCGCCAGAAGACGAGCTTGAGGAATCGTACATCACCGCCATCATCGAACAAGCGCTCAAGGAAGCGGAAGAAAAGTGCATCACCGGCAAAGCGATCACCCCGTTTTTGCTTGACCGGGTGAAAACATTAACCGAAGGGAAAAGCTTAAAAGCGAACATCGCCTTAGTGAAAAACAACGCCGCCTTAGCGGCCGACCTTGCCTGTGAACTGTCTTAA
- a CDS encoding SEC-C metal-binding domain-containing protein — MGVIMSFLETIEPYLFCEDPLLRQFAFYAIEEYPGVPAAWVERLIDEAVTTADEDMRSMILRGVSKQPLTDRALEQLLTIKDAAKYVRWFFPFSVAQLETYGQQLLRHFPRSWQRAVRLVAEGAEDDVWDHYFSLLSRLEQEEMFNQNLFSAAKQVVRILVEREWLTKEDVSLTWMKNEQQPWFSYDGILAVYALSLMGATEYIPRLASLLEQQDGDVLLDQVVYALSTFQNGEVIEAVRPYAFQKETAFSAIHVLANIKSKQAVRVLREVFSELRDDDMRAFCFEALCHQLDQEALPEVEEYLERVEKRGHSGLIDVEQTAYGYYTILGLDHPKLEKWKALADQRYRHFQALLQNPPLPKNIPYRREEPKIGRNDPCPCGSGKKYKKCCGK, encoded by the coding sequence GTGGGTGTGATCATGTCCTTTTTAGAAACGATCGAACCGTATTTATTTTGTGAAGATCCTCTCCTCCGTCAGTTTGCCTTTTACGCAATAGAGGAGTATCCAGGCGTTCCAGCTGCGTGGGTGGAGCGTCTCATTGACGAGGCCGTCACAACTGCCGACGAGGACATGCGAAGCATGATTTTGCGCGGCGTATCGAAACAACCGCTGACCGATCGGGCGCTTGAACAGTTGTTGACCATCAAAGATGCAGCCAAGTATGTCCGCTGGTTTTTCCCGTTTTCGGTTGCGCAACTTGAAACCTACGGACAGCAGCTGCTTCGCCACTTCCCGCGGTCTTGGCAACGCGCTGTCCGGCTTGTGGCCGAGGGAGCGGAAGACGACGTATGGGACCACTACTTTTCGTTGCTTTCCCGCTTGGAACAGGAAGAGATGTTTAACCAGAACTTGTTTTCCGCCGCCAAGCAAGTCGTGCGCATTCTCGTTGAGCGCGAGTGGCTGACAAAGGAAGACGTGAGTCTCACGTGGATGAAAAATGAACAGCAGCCATGGTTTTCGTACGATGGTATTTTGGCGGTGTATGCGCTTTCGTTGATGGGCGCCACCGAATATATTCCAAGACTAGCCTCGCTGTTGGAACAACAAGATGGCGATGTGCTCCTCGATCAAGTCGTTTATGCGTTGTCGACGTTTCAAAACGGCGAAGTCATCGAAGCCGTACGCCCATATGCGTTTCAAAAGGAAACGGCCTTTTCGGCCATTCATGTGCTCGCCAACATTAAATCAAAGCAGGCCGTCCGTGTATTGCGGGAAGTGTTTTCCGAGCTGCGCGATGATGACATGCGCGCGTTTTGCTTTGAGGCGCTTTGCCACCAGCTGGATCAAGAAGCGCTTCCGGAAGTGGAAGAATATTTAGAAAGAGTGGAAAAACGGGGGCATTCCGGGCTGATCGATGTAGAACAAACCGCTTACGGATATTATACCATTCTAGGGCTCGACCATCCGAAATTAGAAAAATGGAAGGCGCTCGCCGATCAAAGATACCGCCATTTTCAAGCGTTGTTGCAAAATCCACCTTTGCCAAAAAACATTCCATACCGTCGGGAAGAGCCCAAAATCGGCCGCAACGACCCGTGTCCATGCGGCAGCGGGAAAAAGTATAAAAAGTGCTGCGGGAAGTAA